Proteins from a single region of Pseudopedobacter saltans DSM 12145:
- the hemW gene encoding radical SAM family heme chaperone HemW, which translates to MAGIYIHIPFCKQACHYCDFHFSTSLKYKDDMLKAINREILLQKNFLQNEKIETIYFGGGTPSLLTSDEINKITEQIQRYYIADELVEVTLETNPDDLSSQKIAALKHTPVNRFSIGIQSFFNEDLKWMNRAHQAKEAEFAIKASQDAGFENLTVDLIYGYPLLTKEKWDLNINQVLAMDIPHVSCYSMTVEPKTALASFIKKGIDKNMDDTKSAEQFLHLSAKLQENGFEHYEISNFAKGNKYSVHNTNYWRGVKYLGIGPSAHSFDGKDRQWNIANNALYMQSLGKDNIPAEKEFLSPKDRVNEYIMTALRTMWGLDLNKINSDFPVFKAEISKNMNQFFEKDWIEEKDNHIILTTKGKLYADHIAAELFIEDGF; encoded by the coding sequence ATGGCCGGAATTTATATCCATATTCCATTTTGTAAACAAGCTTGTCATTACTGCGATTTTCATTTTAGCACATCGTTAAAATATAAAGATGATATGCTGAAAGCAATAAATCGGGAAATTCTACTACAAAAGAATTTCTTGCAGAATGAAAAGATAGAAACTATTTATTTTGGAGGTGGTACCCCATCTTTATTGACTAGTGACGAGATTAATAAAATAACAGAACAGATCCAGCGCTATTATATTGCCGACGAATTGGTAGAAGTAACACTAGAAACCAACCCCGATGATCTTTCCTCACAAAAAATCGCCGCGCTCAAGCACACTCCAGTTAATAGATTCAGCATAGGAATTCAGTCTTTCTTTAACGAGGACTTAAAATGGATGAACAGAGCGCACCAGGCAAAAGAAGCTGAATTTGCAATAAAAGCTTCCCAGGATGCAGGTTTTGAAAATTTAACTGTAGATCTGATTTATGGATACCCTCTTTTAACTAAAGAAAAATGGGACCTCAACATCAATCAGGTATTGGCTATGGATATTCCTCACGTATCGTGTTATTCTATGACAGTTGAACCGAAAACTGCTTTAGCTTCATTTATCAAAAAAGGAATAGACAAAAACATGGATGACACCAAAAGTGCAGAACAATTCCTTCATTTATCTGCCAAACTTCAGGAAAATGGATTTGAACATTATGAAATATCTAATTTTGCAAAAGGCAACAAGTACTCTGTTCACAATACTAACTACTGGAGAGGGGTAAAGTACCTCGGAATTGGTCCTTCAGCCCATTCATTTGATGGAAAAGACCGTCAATGGAATATTGCTAATAATGCATTATATATGCAATCGTTAGGAAAAGACAATATTCCCGCAGAAAAAGAGTTTTTAAGTCCCAAAGACCGTGTCAATGAATATATAATGACCGCATTAAGAACCATGTGGGGATTAGATCTTAATAAGATAAACTCCGATTTCCCCGTTTTTAAAGCGGAAATCTCTAAAAATATGAACCAGTTTTTTGAAAAAGATTGGATAGAGGAAAAAGATAATCACATAATTTTAACCACAAAAGGCAAGTTATACGCAGACCATATCGCTGCCGAATTATTTATAGAAGATGGATTTTAA
- a CDS encoding SDR family oxidoreductase, with product MDFKNKVVWITGASSGIGKELAIELKKQGAKLILSSRKREKLYQLKQDLKTDPINTHILPLDLTDKENLAQKSEEAWRIYGYIDVLINSGGISQRSLGLETHLKVEQQIFDTNYWGTVILSKNIIPKMIKNGGGNIVVISSLMGKFGTQYRTSYAASKHALHGYFDSLRCEVYNKGIDISIICPGFINTDITKNSLTANGEKYEKADEFQLHGIPAKECALRILSATGKKEEVIIAGKEKWGVIIKRFFPAYFSKMIRKRNVI from the coding sequence ATGGATTTTAAGAACAAAGTTGTTTGGATCACTGGCGCATCTTCCGGAATCGGAAAAGAACTCGCAATCGAACTAAAAAAGCAAGGAGCCAAACTGATTCTTTCTTCAAGAAAAAGGGAAAAGCTCTATCAATTAAAACAGGATTTAAAAACCGATCCTATCAATACCCATATCCTTCCTCTTGATCTTACCGACAAAGAGAATCTGGCGCAAAAAAGCGAAGAAGCCTGGCGAATTTATGGCTATATAGATGTTTTAATAAATTCTGGCGGAATCAGTCAACGTTCTTTAGGGTTAGAAACCCATCTAAAGGTCGAACAGCAAATATTTGACACCAATTATTGGGGAACGGTGATTTTAAGTAAAAACATCATTCCTAAAATGATTAAAAATGGCGGTGGGAATATTGTTGTCATCAGTTCATTAATGGGAAAATTCGGTACGCAATACAGAACATCCTATGCCGCATCAAAGCATGCTTTACATGGTTATTTTGACTCTTTAAGATGTGAAGTTTATAATAAAGGAATTGATATCTCAATTATCTGCCCTGGATTCATCAACACAGATATTACAAAAAATTCTCTAACAGCAAATGGCGAGAAATATGAAAAGGCCGATGAATTTCAGCTACATGGCATTCCCGCCAAAGAGTGCGCACTACGTATTTTGTCCGCTACCGGCAAAAAAGAAGAAGTAATAATAGCCGGAAAAGAGAAATGGGGAGTAATAATTAAAAGATTCTTTCCTGCATATTTTTCAAAAATGATTAGGAAAAGAAACGTTATTTAA
- a CDS encoding response regulator, with product MRTKIESAFIIDDDDIYIFGIKKLIQIKKLCEDLHSFSNGYEALQKLEELRNANQAFPEIILLDINMPIMTGWEFIEHFRNFENDLKTHTKIYMVSSSIDPEDIDRADKLKEIEKYIIKPIDLDTLIEIFTI from the coding sequence ATGAGAACTAAAATAGAGAGCGCGTTCATAATTGATGATGACGACATTTATATTTTTGGAATAAAAAAACTCATTCAGATAAAAAAGCTTTGCGAGGATTTACATTCATTTAGCAATGGATATGAAGCCTTACAAAAGCTGGAAGAATTAAGAAATGCAAATCAGGCATTTCCTGAAATTATTTTGCTGGATATAAACATGCCAATCATGACGGGATGGGAGTTTATTGAACATTTCAGAAATTTCGAAAATGATTTAAAAACACACACAAAAATCTATATGGTTAGCTCTTCTATTGATCCGGAAGACATAGACCGAGCAGATAAACTAAAGGAAATTGAGAAGTATATTATCAAACCTATAGATCTTGATACGCTGATAGAAATATTTACAATATAA
- a CDS encoding metallophosphoesterase, with product MGKIFSLALLSILLLAFDLYIYKAILSIYPKWSNKKKENFTRIWWIYSILLIIGVFISIFFNIFLWLRAIILVSFFITFVSKLCFVPLLLIDDIRRVIKKVVNKKNNTEKEEVSSKDNTISRSEFLVKSGMAIAAVPFSTLTWGIAYGAYDYRVKKQTLILPNLPSSFNGMKIAQISDIHSGSFYNKRAVLGGVEMLLNEKPDIAFFTGDLVNGKASEMRDYQDIFSKVKAPLGVFSVLGNHDYGMYEKWKDDAARNKNLEDLKTTHKNMGWQLLNNANRRIKINNEEIGILGIENWGGGRFPKYGKMKEAVKNTDDLPIKLLLSHDPSHWKLQVLKEYPQIDVMFSGHTHGSQFGIETERFKWSPVQYLYEEWDGLYQQNNQQLYVNVGYGFLGYPGRVGILPEITIFELKSS from the coding sequence ATGGGAAAGATATTTTCACTGGCATTACTATCCATTCTTCTTCTGGCTTTTGATTTATACATCTACAAAGCGATATTGTCTATTTATCCTAAATGGAGTAATAAAAAAAAGGAAAATTTCACACGAATTTGGTGGATTTATAGCATATTATTAATAATAGGAGTTTTTATAAGCATATTCTTCAACATTTTCCTCTGGTTAAGAGCAATCATTCTCGTTTCTTTTTTTATAACTTTTGTATCAAAACTATGTTTTGTTCCTCTTTTGTTAATCGATGATATAAGGAGGGTAATTAAAAAGGTAGTCAATAAGAAAAATAACACCGAAAAGGAAGAAGTCTCCTCTAAAGATAATACTATTTCCCGGTCGGAATTTTTAGTAAAATCGGGCATGGCTATAGCTGCCGTACCATTTTCCACATTAACCTGGGGAATTGCATATGGCGCATACGACTACAGAGTAAAAAAACAAACACTAATCCTTCCTAATTTACCTTCATCTTTTAATGGGATGAAGATTGCACAGATATCTGATATCCATTCTGGAAGCTTTTACAACAAAAGAGCAGTATTAGGCGGTGTTGAAATGCTGTTAAATGAAAAGCCTGATATAGCTTTCTTTACGGGCGACTTAGTTAACGGAAAAGCTTCTGAAATGCGGGATTATCAGGATATCTTTTCAAAAGTAAAAGCTCCTTTAGGTGTATTTTCTGTACTAGGAAATCATGATTACGGAATGTACGAAAAATGGAAAGACGACGCTGCCCGAAATAAAAATTTAGAAGACCTTAAAACAACTCATAAAAACATGGGTTGGCAACTTTTAAACAATGCTAACAGAAGGATTAAAATCAATAATGAAGAAATTGGTATTTTAGGAATTGAAAACTGGGGAGGAGGCCGTTTCCCGAAATACGGTAAAATGAAAGAAGCGGTAAAAAACACCGATGATTTACCGATAAAACTACTTCTGTCTCATGATCCATCTCATTGGAAACTTCAGGTATTAAAAGAATATCCACAAATAGACGTCATGTTTTCCGGGCATACCCATGGTTCGCAGTTTGGTATAGAAACAGAACGTTTTAAATGGAGTCCTGTACAATATCTTTATGAAGAATGGGACGGACTATATCAACAGAACAACCAACAATTATACGTAAATGTAGGATATGGATTTTTAGGCTATCCTGGCAGAGTTGGTATTTTACCTGAAATCACGATATTTGAATTGAAGAGCTCTTAG
- a CDS encoding OmpA/MotB family protein — protein MKTYQLMFVIFIMAFLTQSCVSKKQYTELQTKYADLETRARELNGKYQESQQGLSGSSSRVKSLEEQIASERSNREALQRALDKCLKSSNQGNVNISKLVDEINASNKYIQHLVNTKNKSDSLNLVLTNNLTRSLSREELRDVDIQVLKGVVYISLADNMLYKSGSYEISDRADQTLSKIAKIIKDYKNYGVLIEGNTDNVPISQTNIRNNWDLSVLRASSVVQSLQTKYGVDPKRLTAGGRGEYNPVAPNSTEEGKSKNRRTQIIITPELDQFMELIDQAPENK, from the coding sequence ATGAAGACTTATCAATTAATGTTTGTGATTTTTATAATGGCTTTTTTGACGCAAAGTTGTGTAAGTAAAAAGCAGTATACCGAATTACAAACTAAATATGCGGATTTAGAAACCAGAGCGAGAGAACTTAATGGTAAATATCAGGAAAGTCAACAGGGCTTATCGGGCAGCAGTTCCAGGGTGAAAAGTTTAGAGGAACAAATTGCATCTGAGCGATCTAATAGAGAAGCTTTGCAAAGAGCACTGGACAAGTGTCTAAAATCAAGCAATCAAGGGAATGTGAATATATCTAAGCTGGTAGATGAAATAAATGCATCAAATAAATACATCCAGCATCTGGTTAACACAAAAAACAAAAGCGACTCATTAAATTTGGTGTTGACTAATAATCTTACCAGATCTTTGAGTCGGGAAGAATTGCGAGACGTTGATATTCAGGTTTTAAAAGGAGTGGTTTATATCTCATTGGCCGATAATATGCTATACAAATCGGGTAGTTATGAAATATCCGACAGGGCGGACCAAACTCTCAGTAAAATTGCGAAGATTATTAAGGACTATAAAAATTATGGTGTCTTGATTGAAGGTAACACAGATAATGTTCCTATTTCTCAAACAAATATCAGAAATAACTGGGATTTGAGTGTTTTAAGAGCTTCTTCTGTTGTGCAGTCACTACAAACGAAATACGGTGTTGATCCGAAGCGGTTGACGGCTGGTGGGAGAGGAGAATATAATCCGGTTGCACCTAACAGTACGGAAGAGGGAAAAAGCAAAAATAGGAGAACTCAAATTATCATAACACCAGAGCTTGATCAGTTTATGGAATTAATAGATCAGGCTCCTGAAAATAAATAG
- a CDS encoding GIY-YIG nuclease family protein, protein MSVYIVYILYSSSLDKYYVGYTSDLEDRIRKHNSNHRGFTGKGNHDWELKWQEYELKRDAMKREKQPKNWKSRQLLEQLIDGV, encoded by the coding sequence ATGTCAGTCTACATTGTTTATATCTTGTATTCGTCCAGCTTGGATAAATATTATGTTGGGTATACAAGTGATCTGGAAGATAGGATTCGCAAGCACAACAGTAACCATCGGGGTTTTACGGGTAAAGGTAATCATGACTGGGAATTAAAGTGGCAAGAGTACGAGCTGAAGCGTGATGCGATGAAACGTGAAAAGCAGCCTAAGAACTGGAAAAGCCGTCAATTACTGGAACAGTTAATCGACGGGGTTTAG
- the recO gene encoding DNA repair protein RecO has product MLHKTRGIVLKVTDYSESSVVVKIFTEKFGVQSYLINGVKKPKAKVKMNMLQALHLLDMVVYHKPMATMHKVSDVRSSPILSSIPYDISKSAIAMFLNEVIYKSIKEQVDDALLFEFISTSIELLDQEDGSVANFHLVFLMKLTRFLGFHPDLSFADTSSYFDLKEGAFVSSEPPHAFFIKEFFLEKFIEIIRTPIQDYKNVKLDNLTRKYLLDSLIDYFSLHVDNFGVIKSQDVLEDVLG; this is encoded by the coding sequence ATGCTTCATAAGACCAGGGGAATAGTCTTAAAGGTTACTGATTACTCGGAAAGTAGCGTGGTAGTAAAGATTTTTACCGAAAAATTCGGGGTACAATCTTATCTCATAAATGGGGTGAAGAAGCCAAAGGCTAAGGTTAAAATGAATATGCTACAAGCTTTGCATTTGTTGGATATGGTAGTTTATCATAAACCCATGGCTACAATGCATAAAGTTTCTGATGTAAGAAGTTCTCCTATTTTATCTTCTATACCTTATGATATTTCGAAAAGTGCGATAGCGATGTTCTTAAATGAAGTTATATATAAATCAATTAAAGAACAGGTGGATGACGCACTCTTATTTGAATTTATAAGTACTTCTATCGAACTTTTGGATCAGGAAGATGGAAGTGTTGCTAACTTTCATTTGGTGTTTTTAATGAAACTAACACGGTTTCTGGGCTTTCATCCTGATTTAAGCTTTGCCGATACCAGTTCTTATTTCGATCTTAAAGAGGGAGCTTTTGTTAGTTCCGAACCTCCACACGCTTTCTTTATCAAGGAATTTTTTTTAGAAAAATTTATAGAAATTATCCGCACACCCATACAGGATTATAAGAATGTTAAGCTAGATAATTTAACACGTAAGTATTTATTAGATAGTTTGATAGATTATTTTAGTTTGCATGTTGATAATTTTGGTGTGATTAAGTCGCAGGACGTATTGGAAGATGTACTAGGATAA
- a CDS encoding glycoside hydrolase family 28 protein: protein METGLKLKFVVVCALFLSSSCNSFQKKELSREQKMNQILKTIIPPTISKNKLIITDFGAVGDSLSDSKPAFDKVIQICKEQNGARIIVPPGVYLLRGPIHMVDNMSIDIQKGAKLIFSNEAKDYLPTVLTSWEGTFLYNYSPFIYAYQVKNVAIIGEGTIDGNAKDSFNLWHGKQKQSQELSRKMNHENVPIEKRQFGEGHFLRPQFIQFFECKNILIEGVTITNSPFWCVHFLKSENITARKVKFDAFNKNNDGFDPEYSKNVLIEDIDFNNADDNIAIKAGRDYEGRRIGLTSENIIIRNCRFKGLHGVVIGSEMSAGVQNVFVENCTYGGYCKRGIYLKSNPDRGGFIRDIYINNVVFGEVEDCFFVTSYYHGEGNGFETDIRNVFVDNLTCRSAANAGLVIQGYPTKKVRDIQFTNVKIDSCKTALSFTNVENIVFNDVVIGEAVKVPSSAK, encoded by the coding sequence ATGGAAACAGGACTGAAACTTAAATTTGTTGTTGTATGTGCTTTATTTCTTAGCTCTTCGTGTAATTCTTTTCAGAAAAAAGAATTATCCAGAGAACAAAAAATGAATCAGATTTTAAAGACTATTATTCCACCAACGATTTCGAAAAATAAGTTGATCATAACAGATTTTGGCGCTGTAGGAGATTCTCTGTCAGATAGTAAACCTGCTTTTGATAAAGTGATTCAAATTTGTAAAGAACAAAATGGAGCTCGAATCATTGTCCCTCCTGGAGTGTATTTGCTGCGGGGACCTATTCATATGGTTGACAATATGTCTATAGATATACAAAAGGGGGCTAAATTAATTTTTAGTAATGAAGCTAAAGATTATCTTCCTACGGTTCTGACAAGTTGGGAAGGAACCTTTTTATATAATTATAGTCCTTTTATATATGCGTATCAGGTTAAAAATGTAGCTATTATCGGTGAAGGAACTATTGACGGGAATGCAAAGGACTCATTCAACTTATGGCATGGTAAACAAAAACAGAGTCAGGAATTGAGTCGGAAAATGAATCATGAGAATGTTCCTATAGAAAAAAGACAGTTTGGCGAAGGGCATTTTCTTAGACCTCAGTTTATCCAGTTTTTTGAGTGTAAGAATATACTGATAGAGGGAGTGACTATAACCAACTCTCCTTTTTGGTGTGTGCATTTTTTGAAGTCGGAAAATATTACTGCAAGGAAAGTGAAATTCGATGCATTTAATAAAAATAATGATGGTTTCGATCCTGAATATTCCAAGAATGTATTGATAGAAGATATAGACTTTAATAATGCTGATGATAACATCGCTATAAAGGCGGGAAGGGACTATGAAGGAAGAAGAATAGGTCTCACTTCAGAAAATATCATAATCCGTAATTGCAGATTTAAAGGATTACACGGTGTTGTAATTGGAAGTGAAATGTCTGCTGGAGTACAAAATGTCTTTGTAGAAAATTGTACATATGGCGGTTATTGTAAACGAGGTATATATTTAAAATCTAATCCCGACAGAGGAGGTTTTATCAGAGATATCTATATAAATAATGTAGTGTTTGGGGAGGTTGAAGATTGTTTTTTTGTTACTTCTTATTATCACGGAGAAGGAAATGGGTTTGAGACTGATATTCGAAATGTATTTGTAGATAATTTGACATGTCGAAGCGCTGCAAACGCTGGTTTGGTTATCCAGGGATATCCAACAAAAAAAGTGCGAGATATTCAATTTACTAATGTGAAAATAGATTCTTGTAAAACTGCTTTAAGCTTTACAAATGTTGAAAATATTGTGTTTAATGATGTCGTTATTGGAGAGGCGGTTAAGGTTCCTTCAAGTGCAAAATAA
- a CDS encoding sensor histidine kinase, with product MKKITFIFLYLIIWLPTINAQKGINFSRYYAAGGKLLMCVDSAAKNVYYHNIFPNQPNTTFNYLPDANNASIQINFRRNINVPNFRYTILVDDKPILVNQSINQAKLKDTHAGGDEEIFRSTSLGTFPIKNKVITVLVFSIEKPIDIDKSVFYGKLIPRAKILGFSKRFKTEKGVDYNRIMALKDSTKLIFTQKDDELTIYKDKSDIDYVYYTTIKDKQTNKIIFESTAWQYGGVVDKHEFVPYINIDRSIFKKSGDYEIIIQPLIKWNNCFNCDTSPKEIEKHITRHTLSIILDEENYTKKELFIYTLIVALSIGLTCLSIIYIIKKRNKKRLAQKEQQKNIAKLQLNSIRSQLNPHFLFNALSGIQNLMNKNEIDNANKYLSKFARLTRNVLDDKELISLSQEKKLLDDYLQMEQLRFGFQYEINHSENLDLDNIEIPSMLLQPFVENAVKHGISQKAADGKITITFIKQANDLMLTVSDNGNGFDTEKRNIGLGMQLSDSRIALLNSIYKKNRFNLTIQSSTKGTEIDLTLTDWL from the coding sequence ATGAAAAAGATAACCTTTATATTCCTATATCTTATTATTTGGCTACCTACAATAAATGCACAAAAAGGCATCAACTTTTCTCGCTATTATGCTGCGGGAGGAAAACTGCTCATGTGCGTAGATAGTGCGGCCAAAAACGTCTATTATCACAATATATTCCCCAATCAACCCAATACCACCTTTAATTATTTGCCTGATGCTAATAATGCTAGCATCCAAATTAATTTTCGGAGAAATATTAATGTGCCGAATTTTCGGTATACCATTTTGGTAGATGATAAGCCAATTTTAGTAAATCAATCCATCAACCAGGCAAAATTAAAAGACACTCACGCAGGGGGTGACGAAGAGATATTTCGTTCTACTTCACTCGGTACCTTTCCTATCAAAAATAAAGTTATTACAGTATTAGTCTTTAGCATCGAGAAACCTATAGATATTGACAAATCTGTTTTTTATGGTAAACTTATCCCGAGAGCAAAAATTTTAGGATTTTCAAAACGTTTCAAAACCGAAAAAGGTGTCGACTACAACAGAATCATGGCTCTAAAGGATAGCACAAAGCTCATTTTTACTCAAAAAGACGATGAACTAACTATTTATAAAGACAAATCTGATATTGACTATGTCTACTATACCACCATAAAAGACAAGCAAACCAATAAAATAATTTTCGAATCAACTGCATGGCAATATGGCGGTGTAGTCGACAAACATGAATTTGTACCTTATATCAACATAGATAGAAGTATTTTCAAAAAATCGGGGGATTATGAAATTATTATTCAGCCATTAATAAAATGGAACAACTGTTTCAATTGTGACACTTCACCCAAAGAAATAGAAAAACATATAACCAGACATACGCTTTCCATAATATTAGATGAAGAGAACTATACTAAGAAAGAACTTTTTATATATACACTTATCGTAGCACTTTCTATTGGGTTAACCTGTCTTTCTATTATTTATATCATCAAAAAAAGAAACAAAAAAAGACTGGCACAAAAAGAGCAGCAGAAAAACATTGCAAAGCTCCAACTTAATTCAATTCGTTCCCAATTAAACCCCCACTTTCTGTTTAATGCGCTCTCTGGCATTCAAAATTTAATGAACAAAAACGAAATAGACAATGCCAATAAGTACCTTTCTAAATTTGCCCGGTTAACTCGTAACGTACTTGATGATAAAGAACTGATTAGTTTATCGCAGGAAAAAAAGCTACTAGACGATTACTTACAAATGGAGCAATTGCGGTTCGGCTTTCAGTACGAAATTAATCACTCCGAAAACTTAGATTTAGATAACATAGAAATACCAAGTATGCTGCTGCAACCTTTTGTAGAAAATGCGGTGAAACACGGCATATCGCAAAAAGCTGCCGATGGAAAAATTACAATCACATTTATTAAGCAAGCAAATGATTTGATGTTAACTGTTTCTGATAATGGAAATGGATTTGATACAGAAAAAAGGAATATTGGCTTGGGAATGCAATTAAGTGACAGTAGAATAGCATTATTAAATAGTATTTATAAAAAAAATCGCTTTAACTTGACTATACAATCAAGCACTAAAGGCACTGAAATAGACTTAACATTAACCGATTGGCTATAG
- a CDS encoding LytR/AlgR family response regulator transcription factor gives MRAVLIDDEISNLENLRNLLTKHCPQVSIIATAQNVSDAVDAIDKHLPELVFLDIQMGEQTGFDVLKLLPKRNFEVIFVTAYDQYGIQAVKFAALDYLLKPVDIEELMNAVNKAEHKLASQIQSSQLDFLLQQLKKPETNVSKIALQMQSEIRYVTLSEIIRCEADNTYTHFYLSGNEKILVSKPLKEYADLLRPNGFLRTHQSHLVNPKYVKSWLKEDGGILLLMSGEKIPISKPNKDTVKQALQQI, from the coding sequence ATGAGAGCAGTTTTAATAGACGACGAAATTTCCAACTTAGAAAACCTGCGGAATCTGCTAACAAAGCACTGTCCGCAGGTATCAATAATTGCAACAGCACAAAATGTAAGTGACGCGGTAGACGCTATTGACAAACATTTACCTGAATTAGTGTTTCTGGACATTCAAATGGGCGAACAAACAGGCTTTGACGTACTAAAACTGCTTCCCAAACGTAATTTCGAAGTTATTTTTGTTACCGCTTACGACCAATATGGAATACAAGCTGTAAAATTTGCCGCCTTAGATTATCTTTTAAAACCAGTTGATATTGAGGAACTAATGAATGCAGTAAATAAAGCCGAGCATAAATTGGCATCACAGATACAATCTTCGCAGCTCGATTTTTTACTACAGCAATTAAAAAAGCCAGAAACGAACGTTAGTAAAATAGCCCTGCAGATGCAGAGCGAAATAAGGTATGTTACTTTATCAGAAATTATACGTTGCGAAGCAGACAATACTTATACCCACTTCTACCTTTCAGGCAACGAAAAAATATTGGTTTCTAAACCCCTTAAAGAATATGCCGATTTATTGCGCCCCAATGGATTTTTAAGAACTCACCAAAGTCACTTAGTAAATCCAAAATATGTAAAAAGCTGGTTAAAAGAAGATGGTGGTATCCTACTTTTAATGTCTGGAGAAAAAATCCCTATTTCTAAACCCAATAAAGACACTGTCAAACAAGCCTTACAACAGATCTAA
- a CDS encoding TIGR01777 family oxidoreductase: protein MIKKILITGGSGFLGTHLTKELLERGYRVNHLSRGERRQILGVTTYFWNIETGEIDERCLEGVEIIIHLAGAGIGDKRWTDKRKQEIIKSRVDSINLIYHLMDKINHQVETVISASASGYYSDRGDEMMEEPALPKNDFLGNCCHLWEKAVDRGKDFDLRIVKLRTGIILDKEKGAFPKLVVPFKLGVGAPLGNGRQWMSWIHIKDAVGVYMHFIENDLGGVYNMSSPEPHRNKAFSSLLSKKLHKFLWVPAVPGIVLKIALGEMSTILLGSTKMSVAKLLATGYRFKYPTLNMALDNLLDKKV, encoded by the coding sequence ATGATCAAAAAGATTTTAATTACCGGAGGCAGCGGATTTTTAGGAACGCATTTAACAAAAGAATTATTAGAAAGGGGATATCGTGTAAATCATTTGAGTAGGGGAGAGAGAAGACAGATATTAGGGGTGACTACTTATTTTTGGAATATAGAAACAGGTGAAATTGATGAAAGGTGTTTGGAAGGAGTTGAAATTATAATACATCTTGCCGGTGCAGGTATTGGAGATAAACGTTGGACAGATAAGAGAAAGCAGGAGATAATTAAGAGTAGAGTAGATTCAATCAATCTGATTTATCATTTAATGGATAAGATAAATCATCAGGTAGAGACAGTGATATCGGCATCGGCATCTGGTTATTATAGCGATAGGGGAGACGAAATGATGGAAGAGCCGGCGCTGCCTAAGAATGATTTTTTGGGTAACTGTTGTCATTTGTGGGAAAAGGCGGTGGATCGAGGTAAAGATTTTGATTTGAGGATAGTGAAGTTGAGGACAGGTATTATATTGGATAAGGAGAAAGGGGCTTTTCCTAAACTAGTTGTTCCTTTTAAACTGGGTGTAGGCGCTCCGCTTGGGAATGGACGGCAATGGATGTCCTGGATTCATATTAAAGACGCTGTAGGGGTTTATATGCATTTTATAGAAAATGATTTAGGAGGAGTATATAACATGAGTTCTCCTGAGCCTCATCGAAATAAAGCCTTTTCTTCTCTCCTTTCGAAAAAACTGCATAAATTTTTATGGGTTCCGGCTGTTCCTGGAATAGTTTTGAAGATCGCTTTAGGAGAAATGAGTACCATTTTATTAGGCAGTACAAAAATGTCGGTGGCTAAATTATTGGCTACGGGTTATCGATTTAAATACCCAACTTTAAATATGGCATTAGATAATCTACTCGATAAAAAGGTGTGA
- a CDS encoding (2Fe-2S) ferredoxin domain-containing protein — translation MRQKYKKHIFVCTNQRPEGARVCCGEQHGLALTAAFKKAVKDNGLLATVRAQRAGCLETCELGPSVVVYPEGIFYGKVQLSDVDEIVKEHIMNDRIVERLALDFPSEE, via the coding sequence ATGAGACAGAAATATAAGAAACATATCTTCGTTTGTACCAACCAAAGACCCGAAGGCGCCAGAGTTTGTTGTGGAGAGCAGCATGGGCTCGCTTTGACTGCAGCGTTCAAAAAAGCTGTAAAAGATAACGGTCTTTTAGCAACTGTTAGAGCACAACGAGCGGGATGTTTGGAAACATGTGAACTTGGCCCTAGTGTTGTTGTATACCCTGAAGGTATATTTTATGGCAAAGTACAACTATCAGATGTTGATGAAATTGTAAAAGAACATATTATGAACGACAGAATAGTGGAAAGACTGGCTTTAGACTTCCCTTCAGAAGAATAA